The following are from one region of the Nicotiana tomentosiformis chromosome 7, ASM39032v3, whole genome shotgun sequence genome:
- the LOC104092437 gene encoding protein trichome birefringence-like 34, whose protein sequence is MAKTHQLLVSVPGNNGTAIWDIKCSFHSLIVLLIVSLVAGVVYLSGESGRFLFEDNSNSNSSSDNNLDMGSHENVDLVSSSDKCNLFSGKWVFDNKSYPLYKEQDCKFMSDQLACQKFGRKDLNYQHWRWQPHQCDIPRFNATALLEKLRNKRLVFVGDSLNRGQWVSMVCLIDTAVQSSLKSMHYRYNASLIIFKVKDYNATIEFYWEPLLVESNSDDPVHHRLPERIVRANAIEKHGSRWTNADFIVFNTYLWWRRPHIKVLWGSFERSDGIYKEVKMLRSYEMALKTWADWLEIHVNRSKTQLFFMSMSPVHERAEEWGKAKGENCYSETEQIQEEGYQGNGSDPKMMKKVESTMHELKHRRLNVHLLNITQLSEYRKEGHPSIYRKQWDSLTEEQIANPNSYADCIHWCLPGVPDVWNELLYAYIFNNY, encoded by the exons ATGGCTAAAACTCACCAGTTACTAGTTTCAGTTCCAGGAAATAATGGTACGGCCATTTGGGATATCAAATGCAGTTTCCATTCTCTCATTGTTCTTTTAATTGTTTCGCTCGTGGCCGGAGTCGTTTATTTGAGTGGAGAGAGTGGCCGGTTCTTGTTTGAAGATAACAGTAATAGTAATAGCAGTAGTGACAATAATTTGGATATGGGAAGTCATGAAAATGTTGATTTGGTGTCATCTTCAGATAAGTGTAATTTGTTTTCTGGTAAGTGGGTTTTTGATAACAAGTCATATCCTCTGTACAAGGAACAGGATTGTAAGTTTATGTCTGATCAGTTAGCTTGCCAGAAGTTTGGAAGAAAGGACTTGAACTACCAACATTGGAGGTGGCAACCTCATCAGTGTGATATCccaag GTTCAATGCCACAGCATTATTGGAGAAACTGAGGAATAAAAGGCTTGTGTTTGTGGGAGATTCATTGAACAGAGGTCAATGGGTTTCCATGGTTTGCTTGATAGATACAGCAGTTCAATCTTCTCTTAAATCCATGCACTACAGATACAACGCTTCCTTGATCATTTTCAAAGTTAAA GATTACAATGCAACAATAGAATTCTACTGGGAACCATTATTGGTGGAATCAAACTCAGATGACCCAGTGCACCATCGTCTCCCTGAGAGAATTGTTAGAGCAAATGCCATTGAAAAGCATGGTAGCCGTTGGACCAATGCTGATTTTATTGTCTTCAACACTTACCTTTGGTGGAGACGCCCCCATATCAAAGTCTT GTGGGGTTCATTTGAGAGGTCAGATGGAATTTACAAGGAAGTAAAAATGTTACGAAGCTATGAAATGGCCTTGAAGACTTGGGCTGACTGGTTGGAAATCCATGTCAATCGCTCCAAAACCCAATTGTTCTTCATGAGCATGTCACCAGTTCATGAAAG GGCTGAAGAATGGGGCAAAGCGAAAGGTGAAAATTGTTACAGTGAAACAGAGCAAATACAAGAAGAAGGATACCAAGGAAATGGATCAGATCCAAAGATGATGAAAAAAGTGGAATCGACTATGCATGAACTTAAACATAGAAGATTGAATGTTCACTTACTCAACATAACACAGTTATCAGAGTACAGAAAAGAAGGTCACCCTTCTATCTATAGGAAACAATGGGACTCTCTAACTGAAGAACAGATTGCAAATCCAAATAGTTATGCAGATTGTATACATTGGTGTCTTCCTGGAGTTCCTGATGTTTGGAATGAGCTTCTTTATgcttatatttttaataattactGA